ACCGGGCGGCCTCCGGACGCGAGCAGGAGATGCTGTGCGGTGCGAGTTCGCGAAGAAGAGGCTGGTTACGGCTGCCGGTGAGCATCTCGCCCTTCGTCTTCAGGCGATAGGGGTTGACCAGGCGGTTGGGCATGCCGATCGCCTGTGTGACCTGGGCGAGCAGCCCCAGGTAGTGCGGATGGGTGGTGCGGGTGCTGAAGCTCCCGGCCCGGGCCCGGGTCAGGGGCACGTTGAGGCTGATGTAGCCGTTTTCGGGCAGATAGACCGGGATATGCGGGCCGATCGAGGAGGCGACCGCAAGGGCAGTGCACAAGAACATCAGCGACCGCGAGCGTGTGGTGGTCTCCCGGCCCTGCGGCAGCGACCGGGCCTGAAGCGGTTGTGCGGGAGCTGAGCCGGAGCGTCCGCGGACGCCCCGCGGGGCTGCGTCGCCGGCCGGCGCGTACGCTGCGGGGCGTGGACGACCTCACGTACGCCCCGGTCGGCGCCACCCGCGAGGGCCGCAGTCCCGCGGGCTTCGACTCCTTCGCCGTACGCACCCGCATAGGCGCAGGACCGGCGGCGTACCGGGCGGCGACCGAGGCGGTGCTGACGTTCCGGATGCACCGGGCGGTCGGGGTCACCATCGACGCCGAGGGGCCGCGCGCCGCGCCCGGCGTGCAGCTCGTCGTCGGCCTCGGCCGGCGGCCGCTGCGCATCCTCGCGCCCTGCCGCGTGGTGTGGGCGGAACGGGGCGAGCGGCGCGGCGGGTTCGGGTACGGAACGCTGCCCGGGCACCCGGAGACGGGTGAGGAGGCGTTCGTCGTGGAGTGGGCGGACGACGGCGCCGTCTGGCTCACCGTCACGGCGTACAGCCGTCCGGCCGCGCGGTGGGTGGCAACCATGGGACCGCTCCTCGGCGTCTTCCAGCGCGGGTACGCGCGGCGCTGCGGCCGGGTGCTGCGGCGGCTCGCGAACGTCGGCTGAAAACTGCCCTCATAGGTCCGATTCACCCTTTACCATCCGGTCACAGCTCGTTCTTGATCACGCAATACCCGTCCGGAAAGCTGGAGTTCATGGCCGATCACACCGCACCGAGGGGGCACGGCCCGCGGCGCGCGTCCGCGGCGCCCGGTCCGTACACGATCGCCGCCGTCCTCCGGGCGGGTGGCAGGGCCCACCCCGTGACGGACCGCCGTCCGGGGGCGCGCCCGCCGCGCCGCCGGGACGCGCCGGGGCCGCGGGCGGCCAGCCCCCTCACGGTCCGCGAGGCCGGGCCCGGGGACCACGACGCCGCGCTGGCGCTGCACCGGCGCTGCTCCCGGCGGACCCTGGCCATGCGCTACCAGGGCCCGCCCGACGAGGCCGACGGCTATCTGCGGCACCTGCTGAGCCCGCACTTCGGCCGGACGCTGGCGGTGCAGACGGCCGGCGGCCTGCTGGTCGCCCTCGGGCACCTGCTGTGGGACGACGACGAGGCCGAGTTGGCGGTGCTCGTGGAGGACGCCTGGCAGCGCCGCGGTCTCGGCACCGACCTGCTGCGCCGGCTGCTGACGACGGCCGCGGGCATGGGCTACGGCAGCGTGTACGTGGTGACGCGGTCGCTGGACGCCGCCATGGACGCCACCCTGCGCAAGGCGGGCGTCCCGCTGGAGTACCAGGTGGAGGGCGCCACGCTCGTCGTCACCGCGCGCCTCGACGAGCGGCTCACCTCCGCGGTGGGTCCCGCCGGACCGCGCTGACGGCGGCCCGGCCCGCCTCCGCGGCCGGGTCCGGCTCCCCGGCCGCGTCGAGCGCCGCGCCGAGGTCCGCCCACAGGTCGTCCACGTCCTCGAGGCCGACCGACATCCGCAGCAGCCGCTCGCCGATGCCGCCCGAGCGGCGGTCGGCCGGGTCGACGATGCGGTGGCTGATCGAACCCGGGTGCTGGATGAGGGTGTCGACGCTGCCGAGGCTCACCGCCGGGGTGATCAGCCGGACGGCGCCGATGACCGCGTGCGGGTCGCCGCGCACCTCGAAGGCGACCATCGCGCCGCCGAGCCGCGGGTAGCGCACCCGGGTCACCGCGGGGTGGCCGGCGAGCCGGCGGGCGAGTTCCGCGGCGGTGGCGGACTGGGCCCGTACCCGTACCGGAAGGGTCGACAGGCCGCGCAGCAGCAGGTAGCCGGCGAGCGGGTGCAGCACACCGCCGGTGGCGAAGCGGATCCGGCGCAGGGCGCCGGCCAGTTCCTCGTCGCAGGCGATGACGCCGCCCATCACGTCGCCGTGGCCGCCGAGGTACTTGGTGGCGCTGTGCAGCACGAGCCGGGCGCCGTGCTCGGCGGGGCGCTGCAGGACGGGGGTGGCGAAGGTGTTGTCGACGAGCAGCGGGACCGAGCCGCAGGAGTACGCGACGGCCCGCAGGTCCGTCTCGGCGAGCGTGGGGTTGGCGGGGGTCTCGACGAGCACCAGGCCGGTGTCCGGGCGGAGGGCGTCGGCGACGCCGGCCGGGTCGGTCCAGGTCACCTCGGTGCCGAGCAGCCCGCTGTCGAGCAGGTGGTCGCTGCATCCGTAGAGCGGCCGGACGGCGACGACGTGCCGCAGCCCGAGGCCGGCGCGTACCAGCAGGCAGGCGCTGAGCGCGGCCATCCCGCTGGCGAACGCGACGGCCGACTCGGTGCCTTCCAGCCGGGCCAGGGCCTCTTCGAAGCGGGCGACGGTGGGGTTGCCGAGCCGGCCGTAGACCTGCGGTCCTTCGAGCGGGGCGCCGGTGGCGGCGAACTCGTCGATACGGGCGGCCTCGCCCCTGCTGTCCGGGGACGGGTAGGTCGTGGACAGATCGAGCGGGGCGGCGTGCAGGCCGAGGGCGGCGAGGTCTTCGCGCCCGGCGTGCACGGCCTCGGTGGCGAGTGAACGCGTCGGGGTCTCCATGCCCCGATACTGAAGCTCGTACGGGCGCGGGCGGGCGATGCCCGTGCTACGTTCGGCCGATGCCCGATTCACCCGCTCTCGATCCGGTGGACCTGGAGATTCTGCGGGTGCTGCAGAACGACGCCCGGACCACCAACCGCGATCTGGCCGCCGCCGTCGGCGTCGCGCCCTCCACCTGCCTGGACCGCGTGGCCCGGCTGCGCCGCGCCGGTGTGATCACCGGCCACCGGCTCGCGATCGATCCCGCGCGCCTCGGGCGCGGCCTGGAGGCGCTGCTCTCGGTGCAGGTCCGCCCGCACCGCCGCGACCTGATCGGCCCCTTCGTCGAGCGGGTCCGCTCGCTGCCCGAGTCCCGCGCGCTCTTCCACCTCACCGGGCCCGACGACTACCTCCTGCACGTCGCCGTACGGGACGCCGCGGACCTGCAGCGGCTGGTGCTGGACGAGTTCACCTCGCACCGGGAGGTGGCCCGGGTGGAGACGCGGCTGGTCTTCCAGCACTGGGAGTGCGGGCCGTTGCTGCCGCCGTAGGGCACGAGGCCGTTTTGGTGATGACGGCACCCGCCCCCGTGTACGAGGATGGCCCGCATGCCCGACTCCACGAACCAGCGAATGCCCCGGCAGGTGGCGGACGCCTACGTCGACGACCTGATCGACCTCGACCCCATCAGCGGCACGATGCTCGGCGTGCCGGAGAGCTCCCGGACTCTCCCCGACTTCTCCCCCGACGGCCAACAGGCCGTGGCCGAGCTGGGCCGCGCCACCCTTGCGGCCCTGGACGAGGCGGAGCGGCAGCCCGGCGCGGACAGCGACGCGGAGCGGCGCTGCGCGCGGCTGCTGCGGGAGCGGCTGAGCGCCGAACTCGCCGTGCACGACGCGGACGAGGGCCTGCGCGCCGTCAGCAACATCCACTCCCCCGTGCACCTGATGCGCGAGTGCTTCACGCTGATGCCGACCGCGGGCGAGGACGACTGGTCGGACATCGCCGCCCGGCTGCGCGCGGTCCCGGCGGCGCTCGACGGCTACCGGCGGTCACTGGCCGCGGGCGTGGACAAGGGCCTGTTCGGCGGGCCGCGGGCGACGGCGACGTTCGTCGGCCAGCTCACCGAGTGGTCGGGCGGGGAGCGCGGCTGGTTCGGCGACCTGACCGCCGCCGGGCCCGAGTCGCTGCGCGGGGAGCTGGACGCGGCCGCGGGCGAGGCCACCGCCGCGGTGAGCGCGCTGCGCGACTGGATGCGCGATGTGTACGCGCCCGCCGCGGCCGGCTCGCCCGACGTCGTCGGGCGCGAGCGCTACGCCCGCTGGTCGCGCTTCTTCAACGGCGCGGACCTCGACCTGGACGAGTCGTACGCGTACGGCTGGTCGGAATACCACCGGCTGCTCGGCGAGATGAAGACCGAGGCAGCGAAGATCCTGCCCGGCGCCGCCACCCCCTGGGAGGCGCTGAAGCACCTGGACGAGCACGGCACCCACATCGAGGGCGAGGACGCCGTCCGCGAGTGGCTGCAGGGGATCATGGACGAGGCCATCGAGGCGCTCGACGGCACGCACTTCGACCTGGCCGGTCCGGTGCGGCGGGTGGAGTCGCGGATCGCCCCGCCCGGCGGCGCCGCCGCGCCGTACTACACGCCGCCCGCCGAGGACTTCTCCCGCCCGGGGCGCACCTGGCTGCCGACGATGGGCGAGACCCGCTTCCCGGTCTACGACCTGGTCTCCACCTGGTACCACGAGGGCGTCCCCGGGCACCATCTGCAGCTCGCGCAGTGGGTGTACGTCAAGGACCGGCTCTCCCGCTACCAGTCGACACTCGGCTGGGTGAGCGCCAACTGCGAGGGCTGGGCGCTCTACGCGGAGCGGCTCATGGACGAGCTGGGCTTCCTCACCGACGCGGAACAGCGGCTCGGTTACCTGGACGCGCAGATGATGCGCTCCACGCGCGTGATCGTCGACATCGGCATGCACCTGGAGCTGCCGATCCCGGACCACTCCCCCTTCCACCCGGGCGAGCGGTGGACGCCGGCCCTGGCGCAGGAGTTCTTCGGGATGCACAGCGGGCGGCCCGCGGACTTCGTGGAGAGCGAGCTGACGCGCTACCTGTCGATGCCGGGGCAGGCGATCGGCTACAAGATCGGCGAACGCGCCTGGCTGCGCGGCCGGGACGCGGCGCGCAAGGCGCGCGG
The Streptomyces sp. CNQ-509 DNA segment above includes these coding regions:
- a CDS encoding DUF1990 family protein, whose product is MDDLTYAPVGATREGRSPAGFDSFAVRTRIGAGPAAYRAATEAVLTFRMHRAVGVTIDAEGPRAAPGVQLVVGLGRRPLRILAPCRVVWAERGERRGGFGYGTLPGHPETGEEAFVVEWADDGAVWLTVTAYSRPAARWVATMGPLLGVFQRGYARRCGRVLRRLANVG
- a CDS encoding PLP-dependent aspartate aminotransferase family protein, with the protein product METPTRSLATEAVHAGREDLAALGLHAAPLDLSTTYPSPDSRGEAARIDEFAATGAPLEGPQVYGRLGNPTVARFEEALARLEGTESAVAFASGMAALSACLLVRAGLGLRHVVAVRPLYGCSDHLLDSGLLGTEVTWTDPAGVADALRPDTGLVLVETPANPTLAETDLRAVAYSCGSVPLLVDNTFATPVLQRPAEHGARLVLHSATKYLGGHGDVMGGVIACDEELAGALRRIRFATGGVLHPLAGYLLLRGLSTLPVRVRAQSATAAELARRLAGHPAVTRVRYPRLGGAMVAFEVRGDPHAVIGAVRLITPAVSLGSVDTLIQHPGSISHRIVDPADRRSGGIGERLLRMSVGLEDVDDLWADLGAALDAAGEPDPAAEAGRAAVSAVRRDPPRR
- a CDS encoding Lrp/AsnC family transcriptional regulator is translated as MPDSPALDPVDLEILRVLQNDARTTNRDLAAAVGVAPSTCLDRVARLRRAGVITGHRLAIDPARLGRGLEALLSVQVRPHRRDLIGPFVERVRSLPESRALFHLTGPDDYLLHVAVRDAADLQRLVLDEFTSHREVARVETRLVFQHWECGPLLPP
- a CDS encoding DUF885 domain-containing protein, translated to MPDSTNQRMPRQVADAYVDDLIDLDPISGTMLGVPESSRTLPDFSPDGQQAVAELGRATLAALDEAERQPGADSDAERRCARLLRERLSAELAVHDADEGLRAVSNIHSPVHLMRECFTLMPTAGEDDWSDIAARLRAVPAALDGYRRSLAAGVDKGLFGGPRATATFVGQLTEWSGGERGWFGDLTAAGPESLRGELDAAAGEATAAVSALRDWMRDVYAPAAAGSPDVVGRERYARWSRFFNGADLDLDESYAYGWSEYHRLLGEMKTEAAKILPGAATPWEALKHLDEHGTHIEGEDAVREWLQGIMDEAIEALDGTHFDLAGPVRRVESRIAPPGGAAAPYYTPPAEDFSRPGRTWLPTMGETRFPVYDLVSTWYHEGVPGHHLQLAQWVYVKDRLSRYQSTLGWVSANCEGWALYAERLMDELGFLTDAEQRLGYLDAQMMRSTRVIVDIGMHLELPIPDHSPFHPGERWTPALAQEFFGMHSGRPADFVESELTRYLSMPGQAIGYKIGERAWLRGRDAARKARGADFDAKAWHMAALSQGSLGLDDLEAELSAL